A section of the Pseudomonas sp. Q1-7 genome encodes:
- a CDS encoding monovalent cation/H+ antiporter subunit A: MILVLIVALPFLGALLPPLAERHGRSVCAGAAALVPLTGLILLLAQTDSVFAGHVLTFAQPWLPGVGLSFSLRLDGLGYLFALLILGIGLLVILYARYYLSSEEPMGRFFAFLLLFMGAMLGVVLSENLLLMLVFWELTSLSSFLLIGFWGSRSDARKGARMALAVTGGGGLALFAGVLLIGHIVGSYELTHVLAAGERIRAHALYPVALALVLLGVFTKSAQFPFHFWLPHAMAAPTPVSAYLHSATMVKAGVFLLARLYPALAGSDLWFYLVSLSGLATLLIGAGMALFQHDLKGLLAYSTISHLGLITLLFGLDSQLSNVAAVFHIINHATFKASLFMAAGIIDHETGSRDMRLINGMWKYLPHTAVLAMVASLAMAGVPLLNGFLSKEMFFGETLQQELLGSFSWVVPAAATLAGVFSVAYSLRFVHDVFFNGEPVALPKFPPHEPPRYMKVPVEILVFLCLLVGMLPGYTVAPLLAAAASASLGGELPVYSLAIWHGFNLPLAMSFVALVGGVLVYVLRKPLFHWYAGLPDIDAKEVFEQQVQRVTRVARWITGVLENGSLQRYLVLLLGSAMVLVALPLASLSQVAGDRSLTPLDGITALGLAVLGLSGVLSAAFHRQRLISLMILGVAGLLVALVFARFSAPDLALTQLVVEVVTLVLLILALYYLPSRTPGESSSLRGLRDLILACAVGVMVALLAYAVLTRPYTGIADFFLANSLSGGGGSNVVNVILVDFRGFDTLGEITVLAIAAVGIAAMLSGLRLVNPTCDPQGRNWARAKHPLILETLSRLVLPLALLISVFIFLRGHNLPGGGFIAGLITAVALVLQYIASGTAWVERRMSLNYQRMAGAGVLVAALTGLGSWAFGRNFLTSAFGHFELPLVGEFELATAMLFDLGVYLAVVGSTLLVLVNLGQLSLAPAASKEIH, from the coding sequence ATGATCCTGGTGCTCATTGTCGCCCTGCCTTTTCTCGGGGCGCTGTTGCCACCACTGGCCGAGCGCCATGGCCGTTCCGTCTGCGCGGGTGCTGCCGCGCTGGTGCCGCTCACCGGCCTCATCCTGCTGCTGGCCCAGACCGACAGTGTCTTCGCCGGCCACGTCCTGACATTCGCCCAGCCCTGGCTGCCTGGCGTCGGCCTGAGTTTCAGCCTGCGCCTCGATGGCCTGGGCTACCTCTTCGCCTTGCTGATCCTCGGCATTGGCCTGCTGGTCATCCTGTACGCCCGTTACTACCTGTCCAGCGAAGAGCCGATGGGGCGCTTTTTCGCCTTCCTGCTGCTGTTCATGGGCGCGATGCTAGGGGTGGTGCTGTCCGAGAACCTGCTGCTGATGCTGGTGTTCTGGGAGCTCACCAGCCTGTCGTCGTTCCTGCTGATCGGCTTCTGGGGAAGTCGCTCCGACGCTCGCAAAGGGGCGCGCATGGCCCTCGCGGTCACCGGCGGCGGTGGCCTCGCGTTGTTCGCTGGCGTGCTGCTGATAGGGCATATCGTCGGCAGCTACGAACTGACCCACGTGCTGGCGGCGGGCGAGCGGATCCGCGCCCACGCCCTCTATCCGGTGGCCCTGGCGCTGGTGCTGCTGGGGGTGTTCACCAAGTCCGCACAATTCCCTTTCCATTTCTGGCTGCCGCACGCCATGGCGGCGCCGACCCCGGTATCCGCCTACCTGCACTCGGCCACCATGGTGAAGGCCGGCGTTTTCCTCCTGGCGCGTCTCTATCCGGCGTTGGCCGGTTCCGACCTGTGGTTCTACCTGGTCAGCCTGAGTGGCCTGGCGACCCTGCTGATCGGCGCCGGCATGGCCTTGTTCCAGCATGACCTCAAGGGGCTGCTGGCCTACTCGACCATCAGCCACCTGGGCCTGATCACCCTGCTGTTCGGCCTGGACTCGCAACTGTCCAACGTGGCGGCGGTGTTCCACATCATCAACCATGCCACCTTCAAGGCCTCGCTCTTCATGGCCGCCGGGATAATCGACCACGAGACCGGCAGTCGCGACATGCGCCTGATAAACGGGATGTGGAAGTACCTGCCGCACACCGCGGTGCTGGCCATGGTGGCGTCCCTGGCCATGGCCGGGGTGCCGTTGTTGAACGGTTTCCTGAGCAAGGAGATGTTCTTCGGCGAAACCCTTCAGCAGGAGCTGCTGGGCAGCTTCAGTTGGGTGGTGCCGGCGGCGGCGACCCTGGCCGGGGTATTTTCGGTGGCCTACTCGCTGCGTTTCGTGCACGACGTGTTCTTCAACGGCGAGCCGGTCGCGCTGCCCAAGTTTCCGCCCCACGAGCCGCCGCGCTATATGAAGGTCCCGGTGGAAATCCTGGTATTCCTCTGCCTGCTGGTGGGTATGCTCCCCGGCTACACCGTGGCGCCCCTGCTGGCGGCCGCGGCGTCCGCCAGCCTCGGCGGCGAATTGCCGGTGTATAGCCTGGCGATCTGGCACGGCTTCAACCTGCCGTTGGCCATGAGCTTCGTGGCGCTGGTCGGTGGCGTGCTGGTCTACGTCTTGCGCAAGCCGCTGTTCCACTGGTACGCGGGGCTGCCCGACATCGACGCCAAGGAAGTCTTCGAGCAACAGGTGCAGCGTGTAACCCGGGTGGCCCGCTGGATCACCGGCGTGCTGGAGAACGGCTCCCTGCAGCGTTACCTGGTCCTGTTGCTGGGCAGCGCCATGGTGTTGGTGGCACTGCCCCTGGCGTCGCTGTCGCAAGTCGCCGGCGATCGTTCGCTGACGCCGCTGGACGGCATTACCGCCCTGGGCCTCGCGGTGCTGGGGCTGTCCGGCGTGCTGAGCGCGGCCTTTCACCGCCAGCGGCTGATCTCCCTGATGATTCTCGGCGTCGCCGGCTTGCTGGTGGCGCTGGTGTTCGCCCGCTTCTCCGCCCCCGACCTGGCCCTGACCCAACTGGTGGTGGAGGTGGTGACCCTGGTGCTGCTGATCCTGGCGCTGTATTACCTGCCGTCCCGCACCCCCGGGGAAAGCTCCAGCCTGCGCGGCCTGCGCGACCTCATCCTGGCCTGTGCCGTGGGCGTGATGGTGGCGCTGCTGGCTTATGCGGTGCTGACCCGTCCCTACACGGGCATCGCCGATTTCTTCCTGGCCAACAGCCTTTCCGGTGGCGGCGGCAGCAACGTGGTCAACGTGATACTGGTGGACTTCCGCGGCTTCGACACCCTGGGCGAAATCACTGTCCTGGCCATCGCCGCCGTGGGCATCGCCGCCATGCTCTCGGGCCTGCGCCTGGTGAATCCCACCTGCGATCCCCAGGGCCGCAACTGGGCCCGCGCCAAGCATCCGCTGATCCTCGAAACCCTGTCGCGCCTGGTGCTGCCCCTGGCGTTGCTGATCTCGGTGTTCATCTTCCTGCGCGGCCACAACCTGCCGGGCGGCGGCTTCATCGCCGGCCTGATCACCGCCGTGGCGCTGGTGCTGCAGTACATCGCCAGCGGCACGGCGTGGGTGGAGCGACGGATGAGCCTGAACTACCAGCGCATGGCCGGCGCCGGCGTGCTGGTCGCCGCGCTCACCGGCCTTGGCAGCTGGGCCTTCGGGCGCAACTTCCTCACCTCCGCCTTTGGCCATTTCGAGCTGCCGCTGGTGGGGGAATTCGAACTGGCCACCGCCATGCTGTTCGACCTCGGTGTCTACCTGGCCGTGGTCGGCTCGACATTGCTGGTCCTGGTCAATCTGGGGCAGCTCAGCCTGGCCCCGGCCGCGAGCAAGGAGATTCATTGA
- a CDS encoding Na+/H+ antiporter subunit C, whose translation MEALFAVTLGLLTSSGVYLLLRGRTFPVVLGLTLLSYAVNLFLFAMGRLAGEAAVLGRDVQYADPVPQALVLTAIVIGFAMTAFVVVLALRGIGELGSDHVDGRGDGESAP comes from the coding sequence ATGGAGGCGCTGTTCGCCGTGACCCTCGGCCTGCTCACCAGCAGCGGCGTCTACCTGCTGCTGCGTGGGCGGACCTTCCCTGTGGTGCTGGGGCTGACCCTGCTGTCCTACGCCGTCAACCTGTTCCTTTTCGCCATGGGGCGGCTGGCCGGCGAGGCCGCCGTGCTCGGGCGTGACGTGCAGTACGCCGACCCGGTGCCCCAGGCCCTGGTGCTGACCGCCATCGTCATCGGTTTCGCCATGACCGCCTTCGTGGTAGTGCTGGCCCTGCGCGGCATCGGCGAGCTGGGCAGCGATCATGTGGATGGCCGCGGCGACGGGGAGTCGGCGCCATGA
- a CDS encoding monovalent cation/H+ antiporter subunit D yields MTHLTILPILIPLFTGALLLILPSIERLKRSLSVLATLALVPLALLLMQQAGDGQLRVYALGSWQPPFGIVLMLDRLAAMMLLATAVLASAAVLYAVRGDDRIGLRFHALFQFQLLGINGAFLTGDLFNLFVFFEILLIASYALLLHGGGGERVRAGLHYVVLNLAGSALFLIAVGTLYGITGTLNMADLARQVAAASAGNVPVLAAAGLVLLLVFALKAALLPLYFWLPRAYAAASAPVAALFAIMTKVGIYSILRVYSLVFGPEAGELANLAQPWLWPLALATVILGALGALAANTLQRLLSYLVVVSAGTLLAAIALGTPEAQGAALFYLLHSTWVAGALFLLADLVSRQRGDKSGDLVQGPALRNPGLLGAAFFCGAIAVAGLPPLSGFFAKLLLLQSVPPGGGALPLWSVLLIGGFVSLVALSRAGSTLFWRTGHQVLGSAELDGGRLFATLLLLAGSLVLVAFAQPLLEYAQASAAQLHAPNLYRAILEGAGA; encoded by the coding sequence ATGACCCACCTGACGATCCTGCCCATCCTGATTCCGCTGTTCACCGGCGCGCTGCTGCTGATACTGCCCTCCATCGAGCGGTTGAAGCGCAGCCTCTCCGTACTCGCCACCCTGGCCCTGGTGCCGCTGGCGCTGCTGCTGATGCAGCAGGCCGGTGATGGCCAGTTGCGGGTGTATGCGCTGGGCAGTTGGCAGCCGCCATTCGGTATCGTGCTGATGCTCGACCGCCTGGCCGCGATGATGTTGCTGGCCACCGCCGTGCTGGCCAGCGCCGCCGTGCTTTACGCGGTGCGTGGCGACGACCGGATCGGCCTGCGCTTCCACGCGCTGTTTCAGTTCCAGCTGCTGGGGATCAACGGCGCCTTCCTCACCGGCGACCTGTTCAACCTCTTCGTGTTCTTCGAAATCCTGCTGATCGCGTCCTACGCGCTGCTGCTGCACGGCGGAGGCGGCGAGCGGGTGCGCGCGGGCTTGCACTACGTGGTCCTCAACCTCGCCGGGTCGGCGCTGTTCCTCATCGCGGTGGGGACCCTCTACGGCATCACCGGGACCCTGAACATGGCCGACCTGGCCCGCCAGGTGGCCGCCGCGTCGGCGGGGAACGTGCCGGTGCTGGCCGCCGCCGGACTGGTCCTGTTGCTGGTGTTCGCCCTCAAGGCGGCCCTGCTGCCGCTGTACTTCTGGCTGCCGCGCGCCTATGCCGCCGCCAGCGCACCGGTGGCGGCGCTGTTCGCGATCATGACCAAGGTGGGCATCTACTCGATCCTGCGGGTCTACAGCCTGGTCTTCGGGCCGGAGGCCGGCGAGCTGGCCAACCTGGCCCAGCCCTGGCTCTGGCCGCTGGCCCTGGCCACCGTGATCCTGGGGGCCCTGGGTGCCCTGGCCGCCAACACCCTGCAGAGGCTGCTGAGCTACCTGGTGGTGGTGTCCGCCGGCACCCTGCTGGCGGCCATCGCCCTCGGTACGCCCGAGGCCCAGGGCGCGGCGCTCTTCTACCTGCTGCACAGCACCTGGGTGGCCGGCGCGCTGTTCCTGCTCGCCGACCTGGTCAGTCGCCAGCGGGGCGACAAGTCCGGCGACCTGGTGCAGGGGCCGGCGCTGCGCAATCCGGGGCTCCTGGGCGCGGCCTTCTTCTGCGGGGCCATCGCCGTCGCCGGCCTGCCGCCATTGTCCGGCTTCTTCGCCAAGCTCCTGCTGCTGCAGTCCGTGCCACCGGGTGGCGGGGCGTTGCCGCTGTGGAGCGTGTTGCTGATCGGTGGTTTCGTCAGCCTGGTGGCCTTGAGCCGCGCGGGTAGCACCCTGTTCTGGCGCACCGGCCACCAGGTGCTCGGCAGTGCCGAACTGGATGGCGGTCGGCTGTTCGCCACGCTGCTGTTGCTGGCCGGCAGCCTGGTGCTGGTGGCCTTTGCCCAGCCGCTGCTGGAGTATGCCCAGGCGAGTGCCGCGCAACTGCACGCGCCGAACCTGTATCGCGCGATCCTGGAGGGCGCTGGAGCATGA
- a CDS encoding Na+/H+ antiporter subunit E: MMRRLFPHPAESLLLLVVWLLLVDSFAFGQWLLGAFLGWVIPFCIKPLLIERPKRWHPLRLMRFLVMVMGDIVVANFQVARLTLGRVEALRPAFVEVPIELDDELAISVLVSVVSLTPGSLSADLSADRRTLLVHGLDVPDKAAMVAGIKSRYEAPLKEIFPCSPT; encoded by the coding sequence ATGATGCGCAGACTCTTTCCCCATCCCGCCGAGAGCTTGCTGCTGCTAGTCGTCTGGCTGCTGCTGGTGGATTCCTTCGCCTTCGGCCAGTGGCTGCTGGGCGCGTTCCTCGGCTGGGTGATTCCCTTCTGCATCAAGCCGCTGCTGATCGAGCGGCCCAAACGCTGGCACCCCCTCAGGCTGATGCGCTTCCTGGTGATGGTGATGGGCGACATCGTGGTCGCCAATTTCCAGGTGGCGCGCCTGACCCTGGGGCGCGTCGAAGCGTTGCGCCCGGCATTCGTCGAGGTGCCCATCGAACTGGACGATGAACTGGCCATCAGTGTGCTGGTCAGCGTCGTTTCGCTCACCCCCGGCTCGCTGTCGGCCGACCTCAGCGCCGATCGCCGGACCCTGCTGGTGCATGGTCTCGACGTGCCGGACAAGGCCGCCATGGTGGCCGGGATCAAGTCGCGCTACGAGGCGCCGCTGAAGGAGATCTTCCCGTGCTCGCCTACGTGA
- a CDS encoding K+/H+ antiporter subunit F, producing the protein MLAYVIPLCLAMLGLALLLTLARLIKGPCLPDRVLALDTLYINAIAMLMLYGIWKGSDLFFEVALLIAVLGFVSTVAVAKYMLRGDIIE; encoded by the coding sequence GTGCTCGCCTACGTGATCCCCCTGTGCCTGGCCATGCTCGGCCTGGCGCTGCTGCTGACCCTGGCCCGGCTCATCAAGGGGCCCTGCCTGCCGGATCGGGTGTTGGCGCTCGATACCCTCTACATCAATGCCATCGCCATGCTGATGCTCTACGGCATCTGGAAGGGCAGCGACCTGTTCTTCGAAGTGGCATTGCTGATCGCCGTACTCGGTTTCGTCAGTACGGTGGCGGTGGCCAAATATATGCTGCGTGGAGACATCATCGAATGA
- a CDS encoding Na+/H+ antiporter subunit G: MSGEPMALWLEILVSTLLLLGSAFVLTGAIGLYRLPDFFMRLHGPTKATTLGVGGLVLASLGYFSADADGLSLHELLISLFLFISAPVSAYMLAKAAVLQRLPLDPRTRGKPWNQ, encoded by the coding sequence ATGAGCGGCGAACCCATGGCCCTGTGGCTGGAAATACTGGTGTCGACCCTGCTGCTGCTCGGCAGCGCTTTCGTGCTGACCGGCGCCATCGGCCTGTACCGCCTGCCGGATTTCTTCATGCGCCTGCATGGCCCGACCAAGGCCACCACCCTGGGTGTGGGCGGCCTGGTCCTGGCGTCCCTGGGTTACTTCTCCGCCGATGCCGACGGGCTCAGCCTGCACGAACTGCTGATCAGCCTGTTCCTCTTCATCAGCGCCCCGGTCAGCGCCTACATGCTGGCCAAGGCCGCGGTGCTGCAGCGACTGCCCCTGGACCCGCGCACCCGCGGCAAGCCCTGGAACCAGTAG
- a CDS encoding DMT family transporter: MAQQGRGVAAACLVLAMALWGSSFIALKLAFQEVAPHWVIFVRMALGSLIFLAAWRWRGRLDYRPGDWKYLIGLAACEPCLYFIFEALALQHTSASQAGMITALLPLLVAVGAYALLHERITRSTLFGFLLAVAGAIWLSLAGESDNHAPQPLLGNFYEFLAMLCATGYTLLLKHLSSRYSPFFLTAMQAFIGSLFFLPLAWATSPLPASVSPLGIAAMIYLGTVVTVGAYGLYNFGVSRLPASQATGYINLIPVFTLVFAWGFLGERLTGMQVLAAGLVFAGVALSQWRSTAPTPAGVLD; encoded by the coding sequence ATGGCACAGCAAGGTCGAGGCGTGGCGGCGGCCTGCCTGGTGTTGGCGATGGCGCTCTGGGGCAGTTCATTCATCGCCCTCAAGCTGGCCTTTCAGGAGGTGGCGCCGCACTGGGTGATCTTCGTGCGGATGGCCCTCGGCAGCCTGATCTTCCTCGCCGCCTGGCGCTGGCGAGGGCGCCTCGACTACCGACCTGGCGACTGGAAGTACCTGATCGGACTGGCCGCGTGCGAGCCCTGTCTCTATTTCATTTTCGAGGCCCTGGCGCTGCAGCACACCAGCGCATCCCAGGCCGGCATGATCACCGCGCTGCTGCCCCTGCTGGTGGCGGTGGGCGCCTACGCCCTGTTGCATGAGCGCATCACCCGCAGCACCCTGTTCGGCTTCCTGCTGGCGGTGGCCGGTGCCATCTGGCTGAGCCTGGCCGGCGAGTCCGACAACCACGCACCGCAGCCGCTGCTGGGCAACTTCTACGAATTCCTCGCGATGCTCTGCGCCACCGGCTACACCCTGCTGCTCAAGCACCTGTCGTCGCGCTATTCGCCGTTCTTCCTCACCGCCATGCAGGCCTTCATCGGCAGCCTGTTCTTTCTGCCGCTGGCCTGGGCGACCTCGCCCTTGCCAGCGTCCGTCAGCCCACTGGGCATCGCCGCCATGATCTACCTGGGCACCGTGGTCACGGTGGGCGCCTACGGCCTCTACAACTTCGGCGTTTCGCGCCTGCCGGCCAGCCAGGCCACCGGCTACATCAACCTGATCCCGGTCTTCACCCTGGTGTTCGCCTGGGGCTTCCTGGGTGAACGGCTGACCGGCATGCAGGTGCTTGCCGCCGGGCTGGTGTTCGCCGGGGTGGCGTTGAGCCAGTGGCGCAGTACCGCCCCGACGCCGGCTGGGGTCCTCGACTAG
- the gap gene encoding type I glyceraldehyde-3-phosphate dehydrogenase: MLRIALNGYGRIGRAVVRALFERRLDQRLRIEAINDLGDFESLAHLTRFDSTFGRFHGHVALHDRHLQVNNQTIHLLRERDPVNLPWDQLGVDLVLECSGKMKKRPQVEQHLTAGAPRVLLSHPLDSADLTVVYGVNHEQLGSQQIVSNASCTTNCLAPLALLLHRAVGIRSGLVTTVHAYTNDQNLLDKSHGDLYRARAAAVSMIPTSTGAAKAIGLVLPELAGRLDGLAVRVPTPNVSLLDLSFIAERPASRDAINAALEAGARDLPPGVMECNALPLVSSDFNGHPISCVVDLNHTRVQGELVKVLAWYDNEWAFANRMLDVLLAWTRS; the protein is encoded by the coding sequence ATGCTGCGTATCGCCCTGAATGGATACGGGCGCATCGGTCGCGCCGTGGTTCGTGCACTGTTCGAACGGAGGCTCGATCAGCGCCTGCGCATCGAAGCCATCAACGACCTCGGCGACTTCGAATCGCTGGCCCACCTGACCCGCTTCGACTCCACCTTCGGCCGCTTCCACGGCCACGTCGCCCTGCACGACCGTCACCTGCAGGTGAACAACCAGACCATCCACCTGCTGCGCGAGCGCGACCCGGTCAACCTGCCCTGGGACCAATTGGGCGTGGACCTGGTGCTGGAATGCTCGGGCAAGATGAAAAAGCGCCCGCAGGTGGAACAGCACCTGACCGCGGGCGCCCCGCGGGTGTTGCTCTCCCACCCGCTGGACAGCGCCGACCTGACCGTGGTGTACGGCGTCAACCATGAGCAGTTGGGCAGCCAGCAGATCGTCTCCAACGCATCCTGCACCACCAACTGCCTGGCGCCGCTGGCGCTGCTGCTGCACCGCGCCGTGGGCATCCGCAGCGGCCTGGTCACCACGGTGCACGCCTACACCAACGACCAGAACCTGCTGGACAAGAGCCACGGCGACCTTTACCGGGCCCGTGCGGCGGCGGTTTCGATGATCCCCACCAGCACCGGCGCGGCCAAGGCCATCGGCCTGGTGCTGCCGGAACTCGCCGGGCGCCTGGATGGCCTGGCGGTGCGGGTGCCGACGCCGAATGTGTCGCTGCTGGACCTTTCCTTCATCGCCGAACGCCCGGCCAGCCGCGACGCCATCAACGCCGCACTGGAAGCCGGCGCACGCGACCTGCCGCCGGGGGTGATGGAATGCAACGCACTGCCGTTGGTATCCAGCGACTTCAACGGCCACCCTATTTCCTGCGTGGTGGACCTCAATCACACCCGCGTGCAGGGGGAGCTGGTGAAGGTGCTGGCCTGGTACGACAACGAATGGGCCTTCGCCAACCGGATGCTGGATGTGTTGCTGGCCTGGACCAGGTCCTAG
- a CDS encoding COG3650 family protein encodes MRFARPLLFSLLPFFGACQMFAEKAPAPAANLVRLQGVLSVDADRVMFSPCGEKRRFALVDGGATGLLPEAANLAADGPGPLFADVRASMGATSVPGADGQLDLHTLYRVQREGHGCEDINFKRLLLRASGHEPDWSVSVSTQGLVLDRPGQPSLALPYMEEQLPDGRFNLSSEANGQRLELWVAPQRCVDGMSGAVQHLSAELRLDGKPHRGCAAFGGARND; translated from the coding sequence ATGCGTTTCGCCCGCCCCCTGCTGTTCAGCCTGCTGCCCTTCTTCGGCGCCTGCCAGATGTTCGCCGAGAAAGCCCCCGCGCCCGCCGCCAACCTGGTGCGCCTGCAAGGTGTGCTGAGCGTAGACGCTGACCGGGTGATGTTCAGCCCCTGTGGCGAGAAACGCCGCTTCGCCCTGGTGGACGGCGGCGCTACCGGCCTGCTGCCGGAGGCGGCCAATCTTGCCGCCGACGGCCCCGGCCCGCTGTTCGCCGATGTCCGCGCCAGCATGGGGGCAACGAGCGTCCCCGGCGCCGATGGCCAACTGGACCTGCACACCCTCTACCGCGTGCAACGCGAAGGCCATGGCTGCGAAGACATCAACTTCAAGCGCCTGCTGCTGCGCGCCAGCGGCCACGAGCCGGACTGGAGCGTCAGCGTCAGCACCCAGGGCCTGGTGCTCGACCGCCCCGGCCAGCCCTCCCTTGCCCTGCCCTACATGGAAGAGCAACTGCCGGATGGCCGCTTCAACCTGTCCAGCGAGGCCAACGGCCAGCGCCTGGAACTCTGGGTCGCGCCCCAGCGCTGCGTCGACGGCATGAGCGGCGCGGTCCAGCACCTCAGCGCCGAACTGCGCCTGGACGGCAAGCCACACCGTGGCTGCGCAGCCTTCGGCGGGGCCCGCAACGACTGA
- a CDS encoding DUF488 domain-containing protein → MIGFKRVYEPVAERDGQRVLVDRLWPRGCRKESLALAAWSKEVAPSDGLRKQFCHDPALFDEFRLLYRAELAAHPEHWQGLLELARKGDLTLLYAARDEVHNNARVLAEFLEEELERGGPPSSPTCYAGEL, encoded by the coding sequence ATGATAGGGTTCAAGCGTGTCTATGAACCGGTGGCCGAACGGGACGGCCAGCGGGTACTGGTGGATCGTCTCTGGCCGCGGGGCTGCCGCAAGGAGTCCCTGGCGCTGGCTGCCTGGTCGAAGGAGGTGGCGCCGTCGGACGGGCTGCGCAAGCAGTTCTGCCATGACCCGGCGCTGTTCGACGAATTCCGCCTGCTCTACCGTGCCGAGCTGGCGGCGCATCCCGAGCACTGGCAGGGGCTGCTGGAGCTGGCCCGCAAGGGGGACCTGACGCTGCTCTATGCGGCCAGGGACGAGGTACACAACAACGCCCGGGTGCTGGCGGAGTTTCTCGAGGAAGAGCTGGAGCGCGGCGGTCCGCCGAGTTCGCCGACCTGCTACGCCGGCGAGTTGTAA
- a CDS encoding DUF2946 family protein, with translation MKTSRQDRSLIAWMLYACVLFNLVACGLHHGQAMGLELSGLGGVFCSTDSFGPSLDSDPGGSNSSAFSFAFQCPVCGTVVLGIAALFVLACC, from the coding sequence ATGAAAACCAGCCGCCAAGACCGCTCGCTGATTGCCTGGATGCTCTATGCCTGCGTCCTGTTCAATCTCGTTGCCTGCGGCCTGCACCATGGCCAGGCCATGGGCCTGGAACTGAGCGGCCTGGGTGGCGTCTTCTGCTCCACCGATAGCTTCGGCCCTTCGCTGGACAGCGATCCGGGCGGCAGCAACTCCTCTGCGTTCTCCTTCGCGTTCCAGTGCCCGGTCTGCGGCACGGTCGTCCTCGGCATCGCCGCGCTCTTTGTTCTGGCCTGTTGCTGA
- a CDS encoding short chain dehydrogenase — MKIILVGASGTIGQAIEQALKERHQIIRVGRNSGDLQADITDPASIRRLFEQAGPFDALISAAGKVHFGALAEMGEAEFEVGLRDKLMGQVNLVLIGREFANDGASFTLTSGVLSHDPIRYGASASLVNGAIDAFVRSAALELPRGQRINSVSPTVIEEALPGYAPYFRGYKAVPAAEAALAYAKSAEGAQTGQTYRVW; from the coding sequence ATGAAAATCATCCTCGTCGGTGCCAGCGGCACCATCGGCCAGGCCATCGAACAGGCGCTCAAGGAGCGCCACCAGATCATCCGTGTCGGTCGCAACAGCGGCGACCTGCAGGCGGACATCACCGATCCGGCATCGATCCGCCGCCTGTTCGAGCAGGCCGGTCCCTTCGATGCGCTGATCAGCGCCGCCGGCAAGGTGCATTTCGGCGCACTCGCGGAGATGGGCGAAGCGGAATTCGAAGTGGGCCTGCGGGACAAGCTGATGGGCCAGGTCAACCTGGTGCTGATCGGCCGCGAGTTCGCCAATGACGGTGCCTCCTTCACCCTCACCTCCGGGGTGCTGAGCCACGACCCGATCCGCTACGGCGCCTCGGCCAGCCTGGTCAACGGTGCCATCGACGCCTTCGTGCGCAGCGCCGCCCTGGAGCTGCCGCGCGGCCAGCGCATCAACAGCGTCAGCCCCACGGTGATCGAGGAGGCACTACCGGGCTACGCGCCCTATTTCCGTGGTTACAAGGCCGTGCCGGCGGCCGAGGCGGCGCTGGCCTACGCCAAGAGCGCCGAGGGCGCGCAGACCGGGCAGACCTACCGCGTCTGGTAA
- a CDS encoding LysR family transcriptional regulator, giving the protein MSELDDLAAFAVLVEAGSFTAAAERLGCSKGQLSKRIRVLEQGLGAALLHRTTRRLDLTAAGAALLPEAQALAAQAERARQSVRRMQEELVGCVRLTVPVSLGETFFDALLLDFTRQYRQLRVELDLHNGYRDLVAEGFDLAIRSGMEMDERLVARPLFSLQEITCATPAYLAAHGEPLHPADLAGHQCLLNTHYSGFEEWLYHRQHQLERVKVAGALASNHYSLLKKAALAAAGIARLPSYLVYDELADGRLVWLLRDYQTRQTPVFLVHPWQGGLPRRTQVLADYLLAWFERSRKLLDQVENL; this is encoded by the coding sequence ATGAGTGAACTGGACGATCTGGCGGCCTTCGCGGTGCTGGTGGAGGCCGGCAGTTTCACGGCGGCGGCAGAGCGGTTGGGGTGCAGCAAGGGCCAGTTGTCCAAGCGCATCCGCGTGCTGGAGCAGGGGCTTGGCGCGGCGCTGCTGCATCGCACCACGCGCCGTCTCGACCTGACGGCTGCCGGCGCCGCGCTGTTGCCGGAAGCCCAGGCTCTGGCCGCCCAGGCCGAGCGCGCGCGGCAGTCGGTGCGGCGGATGCAGGAGGAGCTGGTCGGCTGCGTGCGGCTGACCGTGCCGGTATCCCTTGGCGAAACCTTCTTCGACGCGCTCCTGCTGGACTTCACCCGCCAGTACCGGCAGCTCCGCGTCGAGCTGGACCTGCACAACGGTTATCGCGACCTGGTGGCCGAAGGCTTCGACCTGGCCATCCGTTCCGGCATGGAGATGGACGAGCGCCTGGTGGCCCGGCCACTGTTCTCCCTGCAGGAAATCACCTGCGCCACCCCGGCCTACCTGGCCGCCCACGGCGAGCCGCTGCATCCGGCGGACCTGGCCGGGCACCAGTGCCTGCTGAATACCCACTACAGCGGTTTCGAGGAATGGCTCTACCACCGCCAGCACCAGTTGGAGCGGGTCAAGGTGGCGGGGGCGCTGGCGAGCAATCACTACAGCCTGTTGAAAAAGGCGGCGTTGGCCGCTGCCGGCATCGCGCGGCTGCCGTCCTACCTGGTCTACGACGAGCTGGCCGATGGTCGTCTGGTGTGGCTGTTACGGGATTACCAGACCCGCCAGACCCCGGTGTTCCTCGTCCACCCCTGGCAAGGCGGCCTGCCGCGTCGTACCCAGGTTCTGGCGGACTACCTGCTGGCCTGGTTCGAGCGCAGCCGCAAGTTGCTGGACCAGGTCGAAAACCTGTAG